GGCTCTTAGGGTCTCCTGCTGGCCACACGGGGCCACCGAGACCAGAACCACCTTGATCCCAGCAGAGGTGCCGGGAGGGAGTGTGTGAAGCAGAGGGGATGTGACGAGCTCCACCGGCGCAGCTGGGAGTCTGGTGAGAAGTTGGCGGCTGCGGCCCGGCGTGTGGCTCTGAGGGTGGGGGGAGTCTGGGCTGCGTGGAGGTGGCTCTGGGAGCTGGCCTGTCCCGATGCGCCTCAGCCTCCACCAGCCTCGGCCCTGGGACAGGAAGCTTAGTAGAGGGCGGCTTCCTCTAATAGCCAGAGCCCTGGCTGCTGCCCCACACGTTCTGGGAATTGTCCCCTGGGCGCTGCCCCTGGAAAGGGCCCCAGCCTGTGGGCCAGAGTCAGTTCCTGGCtcctggggggggcgggggtgctaTGGTGGATCCAAGGAGCCCTGTAGGCCTGGGCAACCCCCAGAGGTCTCAAGCCTGGGGCACAGGTGGGGTGTAGCTGCCACCAGGGCCTTCACTCCCGGTAATTCCAGCTCCCTGTCAGGATGGTCCCCCACCTGGGAGATCTCCGGGCCGATAGCCAGCCCAAGGCAGCAGAGACAGATGTCCTCCAGCGCGACCAGCCAGGCTGGGAAGTGCCTAGCAACTTGGGTGCCCGGCTCTGCCAGGTTGAGTCCAACGTCCACGAGGTCAGAGGCCCAGCTGACAGGCTGTATAGTCCTCACACACCAGGCCCTTCAGGGAGCCTCAGAGCCGGAAGTGCTGCCCTGAGGCTTGGGCCACCTCTTCTCTGTGCAGTCCAGGGGTTGTCGTGTCTTCAAAGCTGCAGATAGCGCCTTGCCCAGCAAGCTGTGCAGGAAAGTCCAGCCCCCCGGCCCCGGAGTCTGGGGAGGGCAGAGACTGCCCCAGGATCACATAAGCCGGGGACAGGCCAGCCTCTCCCCACACGCCCACAGTGGGCTGTCTTcttcctgggccccaggccccctgcagcccagagccaggcctgggggtCTGTCCCAGGGTATGGCTCCAGCACACACAGCCTTCCAGGTTAGTTGGGGACACAGCTTCTTGGAGCCAAGGCCACTCAGCAGTCCCAGACCAGAGCCGGTGGGCGCCCAGCTGTGGGTCACACGTAAAGCTTCGGGACAGCCCTACAGGGCCAGGGCGTCGGGGGACACCTCCCAGACTCGGTAGGAGCAAGGGTTCTTCATTGTCCCAGTGGCACCTGGAGGGAGGGGGTCAGAGGTCAGGTGTGGAGCCCATTCCAGAGCTTCCCTCTTTCTTGATCCTCCCTAGGGGGAGAAACAGGCCTTTCTCTGGGCTCTGGTGGCGTGAAGGGTGTGGGTCTACTGGAGCCAAGGCGTGGGGCAGTGACCTTGGATTTCGCACTGCCGGGAAGCTGCAGCCCCCAGAGGCCAGGCCCAGAGGAAGGTCCAAGTAGGAGTCAGGCCCTGGCACCTCTAGGAGGATTCGGGAGGACAGAATCCAGAACCGAGCAGGGAGTTCCTGGCCAGTCTCCACCCCGACCTATGCCCCCAGCTCTTCTGAGGAAGGAAGGCGGGGGAGCTGATTTAGTGGAAGAGGGAAACTGCCCCCCTCCCATGGGTCCACTGGTCAAGTTGGGCAACATTTCATGAGGAAGAGGACCAAACCCAAGGTTGGGATGTGCTCAGGCAGGAGGTGACTCATGAGGAGCTGCTCCTGCTTCCAGAATACCTTTCCATGACGAGCGGAGTGCTCCCCCTCCACTaaccctgcctcttccctcctgcaaggagtctcacccccagcccccctgACCCACACTCACTGCCTCAGACTTTCACAGATGCACGCGGCATCAGGAGCTGGTTCACCCTGGGGGAGAGACGGGCGGGGGTCAAGGTGGCAGATCAGCGGGGGCCTGGGCCGGGCACTGCTCTGGCGGATCGCATCGCGGGGGCCGGCGGACCGGATGTGCTGGGCAGGGACCTCGTCAGCCccagggggaggtgggagagcccaggcgtggggagaggagagagagggggggggtgggggagtaaaGAGGATAggagaaagaagtcagaaaatgagaggaaaaagaaggggCGGAGCCCCAACCCTGAAAACcattttttctggagaaaaacCCACCTAGAACCACCCCAAAAGCCCCGGGGCCACCATGGGCTCCATCTTGTGATGGAGGCAGCATCGGGAGGGCGAGAAGCCTTGGAGGCGGGGGCCTTGCCAGCCAGATGACCCCCCCCGCCGCTTCCGCCTGTCCCAGCAGGCAGCaggcccaccctcaccccccactCACTGCTGCTCAGCCTTGGCGCGGTCGCTGAGGAAGAAGAGTGCGGTGGCCAAGAAGAACATGCCCCCCAGGACCACGACGAAGGGGCAGAGCATGAGGGCGTAGCCCAGGCTCAGAAACTCCCAGAGCGGGGAGTCCTTGGTGCTCTGGCGGATCAGGTCGGAgatctgggggaggggatggaggttAGGGCGGGGCCACCTCCCAAAGCCCTGCACCCCACCCGACCCCAGTACTCACAAAGCCGATGAGGTAGGGGCTTCCGGCGTCCCCCAGCAGGTGGGAGGTGAAGCTCTGCAGGGCAACGGCGGTGGCCCGTCTGGTGGGGATGACCACATACTGTGCAAGAGGCAGCAGGTCAGAGGCCAGCAGAGTTAGCTAGGCCCCCCTGGCCTCATCCCAAGGGTCACGACACTTCTGAAGCTCCCAGGGCCTCAGACTCACTCCTGCCCTGGTGTCTTGACTTGTTGCTCTCCTGGgccctcaccccctcctccccagctcctgagACCAGGCTGCCTTAGCGTCTGCACTTGGCCCTCGGCGGGGAGCCAAGTGCACCGGTCGCAGGGATCGCACTGGCAAACCTGGGAGCAGAACCCTGGCCTCAGTCTTGCCCTCACCTCCCCACAAGCTAAAGACCCATCTTGGTTTCGCCTCCGTGGGGACCTGCCAAGGCCTGGGCTGGCTGGGGTGGGTGATGGTGGTGAAGCAGGACCCTGCCTCGAAGAGCCTCCACTTTTACCCCCAGCACGGACTGCCAGAGCCGCTGGGCCCCCGGAACCACCACCCCCAGACCAAGCAGGCCCTGACCCACGGGCTGCAGCTCCAAAGCTGGGCGGGCCAAGGTCAGACAGAGGGGCTGGTGTCAAGAGGAGCAGGGGACGGGCAGCAGCCACCTCAGCGGGTGCCCTGGGCAGCCCCCTACCCCCGAgagctcagcttcctcatctagtCAGAGCCCCAGCCTTTGTGGACAGTCTGAGAGCAGCCAGTGCCCACCGGGCACCCAGTtacggggggaggggaggggagacctGGATTGCATGGCCCCATTTCCAGGAATAATTAGTCACTTGGCTGTGACACTTAGTAAAATGGGACACGATTTCCCTGGGACCCAAACCCTGTCAGCAtctggggctgggagcagaggagggggTCCTGCCTCCCGCCAAGGGCACTTGATTCAGGCAAACTCGCTCCAACCTTCACTCCCGCATGTGCAGTGACCCCCGCCTGGTACTGGGCTGAGTCAGACCTCCGGCCCACCACCCCTTTGGCCAGGGACTGGGTGAGGGGGGGCGGTGTTGGAGAGAGACCACCCCAGGTGAAGCGCGCACACACGGGGAAGCTTGTGCGGGGCCAGGCAGGCTTCCCGGAGGGGAGCTAGCAGGGGCCTGATGCCCAGGCAGACTCTGATCTCCTAGGCTGACCCACATTCTGGCACCAAACCCCAAGTACCCTGAAGGTGGCCCCATGAGGCGTCCTTCCTCCCCCAGGGCCCACCCTGGCTCCTCCCACCCTCGCCAGTCCCCTGCACACCCTTCTCCCAATTCTCTCCCGGCTCTGACTTGGAGGATCCCTGAGGACAGGACCAGCCAGCCCCCCCTCCACAACCCCCGCCCCAGGCTGCCGCTTGTTCTGCAGGCCACAGccccctcctgcttcctcccGGGCTGCTCCCGTCCCCGCCCAAGGACACAAGCCCCTGCCGCCACTCAGCTGGCCCTTTGTCCCTGGCCGCCTGGTCTGGAGCCCATTGTTGGCCCCGTGAAGACGGCCTCTGTCTGCCCGACCGAGCCACGGGCACTCGGGCAGGCGCGCCTGGGACCCAGGCTGAGCCGGGAGGGCAGAGTCCACGGGAGCTCAGACCCTGGGGGTGGAGTGCTGGCAGACAAGCACCACTCTGGTGCCAGCCTGGCACTGCCAGCCTCCAGATAGCGCCCTCCGCACCCAGTCCCCACATCCTGCCCTTCTGCCTGCTCAACCCTCTGATTCCAGGCCCTGCCCCGAtgcagaccccccccccccaaatctcTGATCACCTCTCTCCCCTCACAAGCCCGGCCGGCTCTCCCACCCCTTCACCCACCCTCCCCATCTGCCCCGAGAGGTCGAGAGGCCCCGGTCAGCACGAGGCAACCTTGGCCTGCCTCACCATGAGGATGTCCGCCGTGATGGCCCAGTTAGAAAACAGCAGCGTCTCCCCTACAAAGATGCAGATCTGCCCGGGAGAGACCAGAGCAACCATCAGGGGGCGCTCTACCCGCCGCTCGCCCCAGGCTGCTCCCTGGCTGCTGGCCGGGCGCCCCCAGAATCCTCCCCTCGGCTCCTGGCGGTCAGGCTCACGGGGAATTTGTGGATTATCTACAGGCTTCAAGCCAGGCCCACAGCCCTGGACAAAGCAGGGGCAGACTGAGGACTGGAGCCTCCCTGTGGGGAGAGCCTCCCCGTGGGGGTCCCGTTCCCCCCCGCCCCAAGTCAGACTGCATTTCCTCTTCCAGAGCCCAGCTCCCCCGCCATCCTGGCACTCACATAGGCCCCCACGATGCTGCTCTTGGCCGCCACGAAGATGAGGCAGATGAAGATGGCGGAGCCCAGCATACCCACAGCACACACCAGCGGGTCAGCCCGCTGGGTCCGCAGGCGGCACCAGCGCGTGGCTCCTGCGCCCGTGACCACCCCGAGAAAACCCGTAAAGCAGGTGATGGCCCCGAAGATGAGGCTGCGGAGACAGAGGACGGTGCGGCACGGGTTAGGGGGCAGGGCCGGGGTCGAGGGGCCGGCGGCCTCCCTCACCCCCGCCGCCATCCCCACCCGCCCACTGAGCCCGCCCGGCCGCACCTGTCCTTGGCCGCACAGGGCGGGCTGCTGCACGTCTCCGCCGCCTTCTGCACGACTTGGGCGCGGTGCAGGTAGAGCGGGATCCACATGCCCAGGGCCCCTGTGGCGAAGGACACGGCCGACGTGGCCAGGGAGGAGAAGACGTAGCTGCGGCTGGGGAGAGGCCGGGGCAGCAACACTGAGCGGGGGCCAGCATCCCCGGGCCCTGGAGGCAGGctttcctccctcactccctctcccAGGGACAGAGGGCCTCAAATGCCTTGCCTACGGGCTCTGGGGGTGAGGGCTCTGGCTCCAGGGATCGTGAACACTAGTGGCCCCAGCGCTGTGGACAGGGAGTCCGGCCGAGCAGGCTCTGTGGGCCAGACTGCAAGTTGCAGTCCTCTCATCtcagtgcccctccctccctctcccccccggACCCCTCCCAGCAGCACTCACTTGCGGATCAGGGCCTTCATGTCTCGGAGCCATGACGTCCGGGCCTGGAGCTGCCCCCCGAGCTGGTCAGCGGGGCCTCTCTTAGTGGCCGGGACCAGGACGAGGATGAGCGTTCCTGTGATCATGCCCAGGATGGGGGACACCTGGTGGGTCAGGGTGCACCAAGTTAGGACACCAGGGCCCAGGCGTCTTTGTCTCTGCCGCACCTGGAAGGGGGAGCAGGCCCGCCACGCCTTCTCTGGGCCCCGGGCTCCTCCTCTGGGCTAGTATCTGCCCAGCCTTCCTGACTGGACAAAGCCACTGAGGGGGTGAGGCTAGCATATGGGGCTTGGGGGCTCAAAATGGGCTGTGCCGACCAGGGGCAGGATGGGAGAGAGgactgaaagtgaaagggaggaagggatggtCAGATAGATGGAGGAGAGAGGACAGATGGATGGTTGAATGGACAGATTGCTGGGTAGATGAATTAACACATGGAAGGACAGGAGGATGGATGGGTGATGGTGACAAGTGATGGATGAGGGATGATCGATGGAACAAAAGGAAGACAGGTAGGTGGGCAGACATATGGAATGATGACTGGGAGAGGAGAGTTCCTGGGGCCAGGGAGCCAGATACCAGCTCTTGCCCCCCTCCCTGGGTCTGGGAAAGTTTCCCAGGCCAGCTCCTCACCCTGGTGGTGGTGGGGCACTGAGAAGGGACTGGCTGCGCATGAAGCTTCCAGCTAATATATCAGGTAGCTTATCGTTTGGGAGGGGCCCGTGTGGGTTCCAGGAGAACAGAGGCTCAGGAGCCCCTTTGGGTCTTCCCTGCATCCTGTCCAGTGTCGAGAAAAGAATCTCCAAggccccaggcctctctccagATGGAAAGGGCACATCTTGGGAGTCTGGATTCCAATATACCAGTTCCTCCACCAGCTCCTGAGAACAGGGAAATCTGTACCCACCCCCACCAGGCCTGGGAGGCCCATGGTCTGGGGAGTTCCTCTCCATTCGCCACCCCCCCCATCAAAAAATTCCACGGAGGctgcttccttcctgcttttgAGGAAAAAACACTTTGTCTTAAGCTTCCTCTCCTTCACAAGACTGGGGATCTCTGTTTCCTCTGATTGCACTGTCCTGGGGCCTCGGCAGACTTGTGCCGAATCCTCCTGCAGGACAGGAAGTGGCTCCAGACCCCGGGGCCCTCACACAGAGGTCTCgtctcagccccaccccagcgCAGGGCCACAGCAGGAAGTGCCGCCGTGAACGTGGAATTTCCTTCGTCCTCACAGACTGGGGCCCCTGAGTGGGGCGAGTCTGGCACCCTTCGCACCTCCAAGTGAACTAATGGAGAAGAGCCCAGGCCCGCGAGGTGGGAAGCCTGGCGGCTGAGCCCCTGTCCCTGAAtctctgggtgaccctgggcaacgGCCTGTCTGGGGGTGTGCTTACCCGCAAGGCCCAGTGCCAGTCTCCGGCCGCCTGCTTCACGCTGGAGCCGGTGATGTAGCCCAGGCCGCTGCGGAGAGGACGGGACAGTCAGGCAGGGATGGGCAGGGGACGCTCGCCAGTCTAGGAGGCCaccagcccccgcccccagccagcCAGGGAGCTGGTCCAGGCGCTTCTCAAGGCTGCCTGCCCACGTGTTTAGGTCACACAGGGCCAACCTCCAGGGAGAGGGGGTGGTCAGAAACCCGAAGGGGCCTGGCCCGGATCCTCACCTGCCCAGGGGGATGGCGAAGTAGAAGACGGACAGCATGAGCGTGCGCGTGTTCTTGGTGAAGAGGTCGCCGATGATGGTGGGCGCGATGGTGGAGTAGCTGGCCTCACCGATGCCCACCAGCCCACGGGACAGGACCAGCAGCCAGAAGTGCTGTGGGGAAGGGCGGAGAGcgctggggaggggggggggccCGCCTGCTGCCCTGCCTGCGCACCCCTGCTCCCCGCCCGCGGCAGGGCCCAGGAGAGAGGGTGGAGCCCGACCCCTGCCTCGGCGACGACTACACCCCGggccactctgggcctcagttcctgcCTCTGAAGAGGGGGTCGGACTGGGTCTAGCTGGCCCAGGGCTGGGATGGAGCTGGACTTTGAGGGGCTGAGAGTTGCAGGTTTGGCGGGGGACGTAAGCCTGTGTCTCCACCGCCACCCCGACCCATTGGGAGACTTCCTCCCTGGGTTCTGGCCCCATTTGGGGAGCCTCAAGCCGCCCCTACTCTGTGTCCCGTCCCCTGACCAGGCAGCTGGGCTGACCCTGGCAGCACTGAGGACCCAGTGTAAATGGGGAGTGAGCAGGGCAGCCCAGTGGGCTCAGTGCCCCTCCTCCATACACACATCAAAGAgcaaagcccagctacgccgggaCGGGTGGGGCCGTGCCAGCTGCCAGTGGCTCTACCCCTTTGATGTGGACCCAGCCCCTCCATCCCCGCAGCTGCCCAGGGCCTGAGAACCAAGCCTGGTCATTTTTCCCCggccccaccctgcccacccaTCCGGCCAGCACTGCCCACATCCAGCCCTCCTCCGGGGCTCCCCGTTTCTGCACATCTCTTTCCCGGCCCTCTCTCTGTGTCACTGGTCCTGCCCATCCATCTCTGCGCCTCTCGTTTCCACAGTTCATTCGCTCTCTCACCCTCCGTCTCTGAGTCCTCCTGCTCCCGGCCCCTTGCCTTGCTGCTGCTTTCCCTAAGAAGCAGCAGCCCACagcctttgcctgtttttctgtTGGGGTCTTTGTCTTTCCTGTATTGGTTTCCGTTAGCGTTTTATATATCATGGGAATTGATGTTTATTAAATaggtcacaaatattttccatcaTCTTTCTTTCCACTTTGTTTATGGGGAGTTTCATCATACAGAAGCTTTATTTAGTGTTGTTGTTTAATTTGATGCTGTCCAAGCTGTTGATCTTCCCTTAATGGCTTCTGGATTTCACATCTTGCTCAAGAAGGGCTAGTCCATCCCAGAATGATACAAAATGCTTTTATCTTTTATGTTTGTTATATTTTCGAAAGAGAATGGGAGTGATTTCCTTATTCTCCTCCTTACAAGAGCAGGCAGATAAGACCTCTGTGACAAGGCCCATtgatccccacccctcccccaggaactGGCTATTTTGTGCATTTGTCATAACTTCCTCTCTACCTTTGCCTGCACATACACGGGCCAAGGAACAACATTTAGTGTCCCCTGGATGctctcaaaaaataaacatagaaagaccattcctgggacttccctgctaggccggtggttgagaatccaccttccagcgcgggggacgcgggttcggtccctggttgggggactgggagcccacatgccgcaactactgagcacgtgagccacaactagagagcagcCCACGTGCCGCCACAAAGATcgtgcgtgccgcaactaagacccgacgcagccgaaagtaaaataaatattcttttttttttaaaaaagaccattCCATACGTCTTGCCccacaacttgatttttttttccctcatctttTGGAAACCCATATCAGCTGGTTAATATAGATCTAGTTGATTCACTTGCTGCTAAGAAGCTCATAGTATGAATACACCCCATTCTATCTGGGCGTCCCCTAAGTCAAGGTcatttagtttctcttttttttttctattacaaaactTGCAGCAAACATCCTTACACGCACCTGTCACTTTGTGTCCACGAGTTGGAGTTTCTCCCTTCGGCATATACCCCCAAGTAGAAGGCTGGGCTGTGGGGTGTACACAGAATTTTACAAAATCCTGCCCCACTTTGCTCTCCAAAgaggctctaccaatttacactcccactagtAGCTTGAATAACACTCGGTATTGTCAGCCTTTTTAATTGCGGCCAATCtgatgggtgtgaaatggtacctcattgttgttttaatttgcagtgcCCTGATTACTCAAGAAGCCGAGAACCATCTCTTCCTACATATGTTGCCTGTTGGGGGATCTTCCCCTGGAAGTGCCTGTCactatcctttgcccattttttctaccgggttgtttgtctttttcttgttgaattaTAGTTCTAGACTTTTATGGtttgctttttactttactttcacCTAGCTGGGATTTATTTTGAAGTATGGTTAGAAATACAGACCATACTTTATCTTCCATCCAGATGGAGAGTCAATActcccaaaaccatttatttgAGATGCA
This region of Physeter macrocephalus isolate SW-GA chromosome 14, ASM283717v5, whole genome shotgun sequence genomic DNA includes:
- the SPNS2 gene encoding sphingosine-1-phosphate transporter SPNS2, which gives rise to MMCLECASAAAGGAEEEEADAERRRRRRGAQRGAGGGGCCGARAAGAAGVATADDEVQTLSGSVRRAPSAPPSTPSTPSCAAAAKGLGAQQPKPASLGRGRGAAAAILSLGNVLNYLDRYTVAGVLLDIQQHFGVKDRGAGLLQSVFICSFMVAAPLFGYLGDRFNRKVILSGGIFFWSAVTFSSSFIPQQHFWLLVLSRGLVGIGEASYSTIAPTIIGDLFTKNTRTLMLSVFYFAIPLGSGLGYITGSSVKQAAGDWHWALRVSPILGMITGTLILVLVPATKRGPADQLGGQLQARTSWLRDMKALIRNRSYVFSSLATSAVSFATGALGMWIPLYLHRAQVVQKAAETCSSPPCAAKDSLIFGAITCFTGFLGVVTGAGATRWCRLRTQRADPLVCAVGMLGSAIFICLIFVAAKSSIVGAYICIFVGETLLFSNWAITADILMYVVIPTRRATAVALQSFTSHLLGDAGSPYLIGFISDLIRQSTKDSPLWEFLSLGYALMLCPFVVVLGGMFFLATALFFLSDRAKAEQQVNQLLMPRASVKV